A window from Synergistaceae bacterium encodes these proteins:
- a CDS encoding GntR family transcriptional regulator, translating into MRPITKSNNFLSKQRGISLYYQVEEFIRERIQNGIWRVGDKLPSEPEFAQQLNVSRATVRQAVQDLVQKGMLERKHGSGTYVSSPSFKTDFVSFDYPAELGGYHELISYSEQLCDEKSAKHLQIAKGTVIGIARQIRTLGDGRIAGMETIYIKQEFGTHFSKEMQYELNRGFIQKNAKVDLTKVDKKMKPVLITAQEADLMNVNANTPALLLTRIYYTYKNVPVYYVDTLIPADFCEKLLIV; encoded by the coding sequence ATGCGACCAATAACGAAATCTAACAATTTTTTAAGCAAACAGCGAGGGATTTCGCTCTATTATCAGGTGGAGGAATTTATTCGGGAACGCATTCAAAATGGCATTTGGCGTGTAGGCGACAAACTCCCGTCCGAACCGGAATTTGCGCAGCAATTGAACGTAAGCCGCGCTACAGTGCGTCAGGCCGTACAGGATCTGGTGCAAAAAGGCATGCTTGAGCGTAAGCACGGTTCTGGAACATATGTCTCCAGCCCTTCCTTTAAAACAGACTTTGTGAGTTTCGATTACCCGGCGGAATTGGGAGGATATCATGAATTGATAAGCTATTCAGAGCAGCTTTGTGATGAAAAAAGCGCAAAGCATCTGCAAATTGCAAAGGGGACCGTCATCGGCATCGCAAGACAAATCCGAACCCTCGGCGACGGTCGGATCGCAGGAATGGAAACGATATATATCAAACAAGAATTTGGCACGCATTTTTCGAAAGAAATGCAGTATGAATTAAACCGCGGATTCATTCAAAAAAACGCGAAAGTAGATTTAACGAAAGTCGACAAAAAGATGAAACCCGTTTTGATTACCGCTCAAGAGGCTGACCTGATGAACGTGAACGCCAACACGCCGGCTTTGTTGCTGACCCGAATCTACTATACGTATAAAAATGTTCCCGTCTACTATGTCGATACGCTCATCCCCGCAGATTTTTGCGAAAAACTTCTTATCGTGTGA
- a CDS encoding CDC48 family AAA ATPase, with amino-acid sequence MFKVKEALPGDANRSIARMDPADMAVLGLTEGQIVEIEGKQTTAVRVHGCDPEDCGKRVIQIDGLIRENAGTALEETVVVRRADHHFAGSITLQPLSSIALTDRERDSAYVLSLLEGVPLTTGDRIRLNLFGTRICDFRVSETTPEGAVVVSKATYLNLLKNLKITMPRKISYEDIGGLGNQIRHIREMIELPLRFPQVFERLGIQPPKGVLLYGPPGTGKTVIARAVANETDAWFTHISGPEIIGKFYGESEERLRNIFEEAQSRSPSIIFIDEIDAIAPKREEMGGEKQVERRVVAQLLALMDGLESRGQIVVIGATNIPNSLDPALRRPGRFDREISIPIPDRRGRHEILQIHTRGMPLAGDVDLKRVADLSHGFVGADLEALAKEAAMACVRDVLPSVNLQTQEIPYEKVAALEVKMSHFTSALMEIDPSAIREVFVEVPDISWEDIGGLEEIRKELCDAVQWPLHNPELFERYNIQPPRGIMLHGPSGTGKTLLVKALAKESGVNFISVKGPSLMSKYVGESERALREVFKTAKQAAPSILYFDEIESLVPTRGRESGSGAAFTERVIGQFLAEMSGIEELTGVVVLATTNRLDLVDPALLAAGRFDMVLELPMPDMAAREEIFSIELRGKKLADDVSLKNLAALTENCSGADIAFICRRASMLALREKTDRNAQTPDAQTSKNASDLFVERRHFDAATVDLQNKKR; translated from the coding sequence GTGTTCAAAGTGAAGGAAGCGCTGCCCGGCGACGCCAACAGGAGCATCGCCCGAATGGACCCCGCCGACATGGCGGTTCTTGGTCTCACCGAGGGGCAGATCGTCGAAATCGAGGGAAAACAGACGACAGCGGTGCGCGTCCACGGCTGCGACCCCGAAGACTGCGGAAAACGCGTCATACAAATCGACGGACTGATTCGAGAAAACGCGGGAACCGCGCTGGAGGAAACAGTGGTCGTTCGACGGGCCGATCATCATTTCGCCGGCAGCATCACGCTGCAGCCCCTTTCTTCCATCGCATTGACGGACAGAGAACGGGACAGCGCCTACGTCCTCTCCCTGCTGGAGGGAGTTCCCCTGACCACAGGGGATCGTATTCGCCTGAATCTTTTCGGGACGCGCATCTGCGATTTTCGCGTGTCGGAAACCACGCCTGAAGGAGCGGTGGTCGTAAGCAAAGCCACCTATCTGAATCTGCTAAAAAATCTAAAAATAACGATGCCGAGAAAAATTTCCTACGAAGACATCGGCGGACTGGGAAACCAGATTCGTCACATCCGGGAAATGATTGAGCTGCCTCTGCGTTTTCCTCAGGTGTTCGAGCGCCTCGGCATTCAGCCCCCCAAGGGAGTGCTGCTCTACGGGCCCCCCGGCACGGGGAAAACTGTCATCGCCCGGGCAGTGGCCAACGAAACCGACGCCTGGTTCACCCATATTTCCGGGCCGGAAATCATCGGAAAATTTTACGGAGAAAGCGAGGAGCGGCTGCGCAACATCTTCGAAGAGGCCCAGTCTCGTTCGCCTTCCATTATTTTCATCGACGAAATCGACGCCATCGCCCCAAAACGCGAGGAAATGGGCGGAGAAAAGCAGGTTGAACGACGAGTGGTGGCCCAGCTGCTGGCCCTGATGGACGGGCTTGAATCCCGCGGCCAGATCGTCGTAATCGGCGCGACGAACATCCCCAACTCTCTGGACCCGGCTTTGCGCCGCCCGGGGAGGTTCGACCGGGAAATCTCCATTCCCATTCCCGACCGCAGAGGACGTCATGAAATTCTGCAGATTCACACTCGAGGGATGCCTCTGGCCGGAGATGTGGACCTGAAACGCGTGGCGGACCTGTCCCACGGTTTTGTGGGCGCGGACCTGGAGGCGCTGGCGAAGGAAGCCGCCATGGCCTGTGTGCGGGATGTCCTTCCCTCCGTCAACCTCCAGACCCAGGAAATTCCCTACGAAAAAGTCGCGGCTCTGGAAGTGAAGATGTCCCATTTCACCTCCGCCCTGATGGAAATCGATCCCTCCGCCATCCGCGAGGTTTTTGTGGAGGTCCCCGACATCTCCTGGGAGGACATCGGCGGGCTGGAGGAAATCCGAAAGGAACTTTGCGACGCGGTACAATGGCCCCTTCACAATCCTGAACTTTTTGAACGTTACAACATTCAGCCCCCCAGAGGAATCATGCTCCACGGACCTTCGGGCACGGGTAAAACTTTGCTGGTCAAGGCACTGGCGAAAGAAAGCGGCGTCAACTTCATCTCCGTCAAGGGACCGTCCCTGATGTCGAAGTACGTGGGCGAGTCCGAACGCGCCCTCCGGGAGGTTTTCAAGACGGCGAAACAGGCGGCTCCCTCGATTCTCTATTTTGACGAAATCGAATCCCTGGTCCCCACCCGCGGGCGCGAATCCGGAAGCGGAGCCGCCTTCACGGAACGGGTCATCGGACAGTTTCTGGCGGAAATGAGCGGAATCGAGGAACTGACGGGAGTTGTGGTGCTGGCGACCACGAATCGCCTCGACCTGGTGGATCCGGCTCTTCTCGCCGCCGGACGCTTCGACATGGTTCTGGAGCTGCCCATGCCCGACATGGCGGCCCGGGAGGAAATTTTTTCCATTGAACTGCGCGGGAAAAAACTCGCGGACGACGTGAGCCTGAAAAACCTGGCCGCCCTGACGGAAAACTGCAGCGGCGCCGACATCGCCTTCATCTGCCGCAGGGCCTCCATGCTCGCTCTTCGGGAGAAAACAGACCGGAACGCGCAGACGCCAGACGCGCAAACATCAAAAAACGCTTCCGACCTTTTCGTCGAACGGCGACACTTCGATGCCGCGACTGTGGATCTGCAGAACAAAAAGCGCTGA
- a CDS encoding amidohydrolase, giving the protein MKTAIKGGTVVTVVGEILQNGVVLTEGSKITAVGVDVGIPGDAKVIDASGKWVTPGFIDAHTHISTFNEPQTMPLLPGMLDGNEVSDPITPHIRGIDALNPHDVAIENTRKAGFTTCYTGPGSANVLGGTGISFKTKKGDTIFDIVIPGSEHMKMALGENPKRVYGTDKKMPVTRMGTAALLRETLYNAKVYAEQLKRAESDPEKAPKPDFKLEALLPLMRGEMKCRIHAHRADDIVTATRIAEEFNLKYSIEHCTEGYKILDYLKEKGVDCVIGPVTMALSKMEIWGCKLETPGILEKAGINFCLTADTSSGTKYLPAHVGLCIARGLSEKRAFESVTIRAARLLGLEKRVGSLEPGKDADIAIFSGHPFSNMSLCETTVIDGEIYDNLS; this is encoded by the coding sequence TTGAAAACGGCGATCAAAGGCGGAACGGTGGTTACGGTGGTGGGAGAGATTCTTCAGAACGGCGTGGTGCTGACTGAGGGCTCCAAAATAACCGCCGTGGGCGTGGACGTGGGCATTCCCGGGGACGCGAAGGTTATCGACGCCTCCGGCAAGTGGGTGACCCCTGGATTTATCGACGCCCATACGCATATTTCCACGTTCAATGAACCCCAGACCATGCCGCTGCTGCCGGGGATGCTGGATGGCAATGAGGTCAGCGATCCCATAACGCCTCATATTCGCGGCATCGACGCCCTCAATCCCCACGATGTGGCCATTGAAAACACGAGAAAGGCCGGATTTACGACCTGTTATACCGGTCCCGGCTCCGCCAACGTTTTGGGGGGCACAGGCATCAGTTTCAAGACGAAAAAGGGCGACACCATTTTCGACATCGTCATTCCGGGCTCGGAGCACATGAAAATGGCCCTTGGAGAAAATCCGAAAAGGGTGTACGGCACGGACAAAAAAATGCCAGTGACCCGCATGGGGACAGCCGCCCTTCTGAGGGAGACGCTGTATAACGCGAAGGTGTATGCGGAGCAGCTCAAAAGAGCGGAATCCGACCCCGAAAAAGCGCCGAAGCCCGACTTCAAACTGGAGGCTCTGCTTCCCCTGATGCGGGGAGAAATGAAATGCCGCATTCATGCCCACAGAGCCGACGATATTGTGACGGCCACGCGAATCGCCGAAGAGTTCAACTTGAAATATTCGATTGAACACTGCACCGAAGGCTATAAAATTCTCGATTATCTGAAAGAGAAGGGTGTGGACTGCGTGATCGGGCCTGTGACGATGGCGCTCTCCAAGATGGAAATCTGGGGCTGCAAACTGGAAACGCCGGGCATTCTGGAGAAGGCCGGCATCAATTTCTGTCTGACGGCGGACACCTCCTCCGGCACAAAATATCTTCCGGCTCACGTGGGGCTTTGCATTGCCAGAGGACTTTCGGAAAAAAGGGCTTTTGAGTCCGTGACGATCCGCGCGGCCCGACTTCTGGGTCTGGAAAAACGCGTCGGCTCCCTGGAACCGGGCAAGGACGCCGATATTGCCATTTTTTCGGGGCATCCCTTCAGCAATATGTCCCTTTGCGAGACCACCGTTATCGACGGAGAAATTTACGACAACCTGAGCTGA